A section of the Pseudomonas fluorescens genome encodes:
- a CDS encoding F0F1 ATP synthase subunit delta, translating to MAELTTLARPYAKAAFEHAQAHQQLASWSAMLGLAAAVSQDDTMQRVLKAPRLTSADKAATFIEVCGDKFDVKVQNFIHVVAENDRLLLLPEIAALFDLYKAEQEKSVDVEVTSAFALNQEQQDKLAKVLSARLDREVRLQVAEDKSLIGGIVIRAGDLVIDGSIRGKLANLAEALKS from the coding sequence ATGGCAGAATTGACCACGTTGGCCCGACCTTACGCTAAGGCAGCCTTCGAGCACGCCCAGGCCCACCAGCAGCTGGCCTCTTGGTCAGCCATGCTCGGCCTGGCTGCAGCAGTGTCGCAAGACGACACCATGCAGCGCGTGCTCAAGGCCCCGCGACTGACGAGCGCAGACAAGGCCGCCACTTTTATTGAAGTGTGCGGCGACAAGTTTGATGTGAAAGTGCAGAACTTCATCCACGTCGTTGCCGAAAACGACCGTCTCCTGCTTCTGCCGGAGATTGCCGCTCTGTTCGACCTGTACAAGGCCGAGCAAGAGAAGTCGGTAGACGTTGAAGTGACCAGTGCTTTTGCATTGAACCAAGAACAGCAAGACAAACTCGCCAAGGTTCTCAGTGCACGACTCGACCGGGAAGTGCGCCTGCAAGTTGCGGAAGACAAGTCCCTCATTGGGGGCATTGTCATTCGCGCCGGCGACCTGGTTATCGATGGCTCGATTCGCGGCAAACTCGCGAATCTTGCCGAAGCATTGAAATCTTGA
- the rsmG gene encoding 16S rRNA (guanine(527)-N(7))-methyltransferase RsmG, with amino-acid sequence MSSLVTLQHAEELSTGARQLGVELTEAQHELLLGYLALLIKWNKAYNLTAVRDPDEMVSRHLLDSLSVMPFIENGRWLDVGSGGGMPGIPLAILFPGSQVTCLDSNGKKTRFLTQVKLELKLDNLQVIHSRVEAFVPELPFNGIVSRAFSSMENFSNWTRHLGDLNTRWLAMKGVHPSDELLALPADFHLDSEHALAVPGCQGQRHLLILRRTA; translated from the coding sequence TTGAGTTCGTTGGTCACCTTGCAACACGCCGAAGAGTTATCCACAGGAGCACGTCAATTGGGCGTGGAACTGACCGAGGCCCAGCACGAATTGCTGCTGGGCTACCTGGCCCTGTTGATCAAATGGAACAAGGCCTACAACCTCACGGCGGTGCGCGATCCGGATGAAATGGTGTCGCGGCATCTGCTCGACAGCTTGAGCGTGATGCCATTCATCGAAAACGGTCGCTGGCTCGATGTAGGCAGTGGCGGTGGCATGCCTGGCATCCCGCTGGCCATCCTGTTTCCCGGGTCGCAAGTGACCTGCCTGGACAGCAACGGCAAGAAAACCCGCTTCCTGACCCAGGTCAAACTCGAACTCAAGCTAGACAACCTGCAAGTTATCCACAGCCGCGTCGAAGCCTTCGTGCCTGAACTGCCCTTCAACGGAATTGTTTCCAGGGCCTTCAGCAGCATGGAGAACTTCAGCAACTGGACCCGCCACCTGGGCGACCTGAACACCCGTTGGCTGGCAATGAAGGGCGTTCATCCAAGCGACGAGCTGTTAGCATTGCCGGCAGACTTCCACCTCGATAGCGAACACGCCTTGGCCGTACCCGGTTGCCAAGGCCAACGCCATCTGCTGATACTGCGCCGCACGGCATGA
- a CDS encoding F0F1 ATP synthase subunit B yields the protein MNINATIIGQSLAFLIFVVFCMKFVWPPVIAALHERQKKIADGLDAAARAARDLELAQDKAGQQLREAKAQAAEIIEQAKKRGNQIVEEAVEKARIDADRVKVQAQAEIEQELNGVKDALRAQLGALAVGGAEKILGATIDQNAHAELVNKLAAEI from the coding sequence GTGAACATTAATGCAACCATTATTGGTCAGTCCTTAGCGTTCTTGATTTTTGTCGTTTTCTGCATGAAGTTCGTATGGCCTCCGGTCATCGCAGCTCTGCACGAACGTCAGAAGAAGATCGCGGATGGGCTGGACGCTGCAGCACGAGCAGCTCGCGACCTGGAGTTGGCCCAAGATAAAGCGGGTCAGCAACTGCGCGAAGCGAAAGCTCAAGCAGCCGAAATCATTGAGCAAGCCAAGAAACGCGGTAACCAGATCGTTGAAGAGGCTGTTGAAAAAGCCCGTATCGACGCTGACCGTGTGAAGGTTCAGGCTCAGGCCGAGATCGAGCAGGAACTGAACGGTGTCAAAGATGCGCTGCGTGCCCAACTGGGTGCTCTGGCCGTCGGCGGTGCTGAGAAGATCCTGGGTGCCACAATCGATCAAAACGCGCACGCGGAGCTGGTAAACAAACTGGCTGCTGAAATTTAA
- the atpB gene encoding F0F1 ATP synthase subunit A, whose protein sequence is MAETTASGYIQHHLQNLTFGQLPNGGWGFAHSAAEAKEMGFWAFHLDTLGWSVALGLIFVFIFRMAAKKATSGQPGALQNFVEVLVEFVDGSVKDSFHGRSPVIAPLALTIFVWVFLMNAVDLIPVDWIPQLAMAISGDPHIPFRAVSTTDPNATLGMALSVFALIIFYSIKIKGIGGFIGELTLHPFGSKNIFVQALLIPVNFLLEFVTLIAKPISLALRLFGNMYAGELVFILIAVMFGSGLLWLSGLGIVLQWAWAVFHILIITLQAFIFMMLTIVYLSMAHEENH, encoded by the coding sequence ATGGCAGAAACAACCGCTTCGGGCTATATCCAGCACCACTTGCAGAACCTGACCTTCGGTCAGCTTCCCAACGGCGGCTGGGGCTTTGCCCACTCCGCAGCAGAGGCCAAAGAAATGGGCTTCTGGGCTTTCCACCTGGATACTCTGGGCTGGTCGGTCGCATTGGGTCTGATCTTCGTCTTCATTTTCCGCATGGCGGCAAAGAAGGCGACCTCCGGTCAGCCAGGTGCTTTGCAGAACTTCGTTGAAGTATTGGTCGAATTCGTCGATGGCAGCGTGAAAGACAGCTTCCATGGCCGTAGCCCGGTGATTGCGCCGCTGGCACTGACCATTTTCGTCTGGGTGTTCCTGATGAACGCCGTCGACCTGATTCCGGTGGACTGGATTCCTCAGTTGGCCATGGCGATCAGCGGCGACCCGCACATCCCATTCCGTGCCGTATCGACCACCGACCCTAACGCTACCCTGGGCATGGCCCTGTCGGTATTTGCGTTGATCATTTTCTACAGCATCAAGATCAAGGGCATCGGCGGCTTCATCGGCGAACTGACCCTGCACCCGTTCGGCAGCAAGAACATTTTTGTTCAAGCCCTGCTGATCCCGGTGAACTTCCTGCTGGAATTCGTCACCCTGATCGCCAAGCCAATCTCCCTGGCACTGCGACTGTTCGGCAACATGTATGCCGGCGAGCTGGTGTTCATTCTGATCGCTGTGATGTTCGGCAGCGGCCTGCTCTGGCTTAGCGGCCTGGGCATTGTTCTGCAGTGGGCGTGGGCTGTGTTCCACATCCTGATCATTACCCTGCAGGCGTTTATCTTCATGATGCTGACCATCGTCTACCTGTCGATGGCGCACGAAGAGAACCATTAA
- a CDS encoding ParA family protein yields the protein MAKVFAIANQKGGVGKTTTCINLAASLVATKRRVLLIDLDPQGNATMGSGVDKHGLENSVYDLLIGECDLAQAMHYSEHGGYQLLPANRDLTAAEVVLLEMQMKESRLRSALAPIRENYDYILIDCPPSLSMLTLNALVAADGVIIPMQCEYFALEGLSDLVDNIKRIAELLNPNLKVEGLLRTMYDPRLSLMNDVSAQLKEHFGDQLYDTVIPRNIRLAEAPSYGMPALAYDKSSRGAIAYLALAGEMVRRQRRNSRTAAAQPT from the coding sequence ATGGCTAAGGTATTCGCGATAGCGAACCAGAAAGGTGGCGTGGGCAAAACCACCACCTGCATCAACCTCGCAGCATCCCTGGTCGCTACCAAGCGTCGGGTGCTGTTGATCGACCTCGATCCACAGGGCAACGCCACCATGGGTAGCGGTGTGGATAAACACGGCCTGGAAAACTCGGTCTACGACTTGCTGATAGGCGAGTGCGACCTGGCCCAGGCCATGCACTATTCCGAGCACGGCGGTTATCAACTGCTGCCGGCCAACCGCGATCTGACCGCGGCGGAAGTAGTGCTGCTGGAAATGCAGATGAAAGAAAGCCGTCTGCGCAGCGCCCTGGCGCCGATTCGCGAGAACTACGACTACATTTTGATCGACTGCCCGCCGTCGCTGTCGATGCTGACACTCAACGCGCTGGTCGCCGCCGATGGGGTGATTATCCCCATGCAGTGCGAGTACTTCGCCCTCGAAGGCTTGAGCGACCTTGTGGATAACATCAAGCGTATCGCCGAGTTGCTCAATCCGAACCTGAAAGTCGAAGGCCTGCTGCGGACCATGTATGACCCGCGCCTGAGCCTGATGAACGATGTGTCGGCGCAGCTCAAGGAACACTTTGGCGACCAGCTCTACGACACGGTGATCCCACGTAACATCCGCCTGGCCGAAGCCCCAAGCTATGGCATGCCCGCGCTGGCGTACGACAAGTCATCGCGTGGTGCCATTGCCTACCTGGCGCTGGCCGGCGAGATGGTTCGCCGCCAACGCCGCAATTCACGCACCGCTGCAGCCCAGCCAACTTAA
- a CDS encoding F0F1 ATP synthase subunit I, with the protein METRTPNTLPFHRLAVFPVLLAQFVILLIAALALWYWHGVVAGYSGLCGGLIALLPNMYFAHRAFRFSGARAAQAIVRSFYAGEAGKLILTAVLFALTFAGVKPLAPLAVFGVFVLTQLVSWFAPLLMKTRLSKP; encoded by the coding sequence ATGGAAACCCGCACGCCAAACACGTTGCCGTTCCATCGCTTGGCCGTTTTTCCGGTTTTATTGGCCCAATTTGTCATTTTGCTGATCGCCGCATTGGCGCTTTGGTATTGGCATGGGGTCGTAGCCGGATACTCAGGACTCTGCGGAGGCCTGATAGCCTTGCTGCCCAATATGTATTTTGCTCACAGGGCCTTTCGGTTTTCCGGCGCCCGGGCAGCCCAGGCTATCGTCCGGTCCTTTTATGCCGGCGAGGCAGGGAAACTGATTTTGACGGCAGTGCTGTTTGCACTGACCTTTGCAGGTGTGAAGCCATTGGCGCCGCTGGCTGTATTCGGCGTCTTCGTGTTGACCCAACTGGTCAGCTGGTTCGCTCCCCTGCTAATGAAAACAAGACTTTCGAAACCTTAG
- a CDS encoding ParB/RepB/Spo0J family partition protein, which translates to MAVKKRGLGRGLDALLSGPTVTSLEEQAVQADSRELQHLPLDLIQRGKYQPRRDMDPQALEELANSIKAQGVMQPIVVRPIGSGRFEIIAGERRWRASQQAGQETIPAMVRDVPDETAIAMALIENIQREDLNPIEEAIALQRLQQEFKLTQQEVADAVGKSRVTVSNLLRLIALPEVIKTMLSHGDLEMGHARALLGLPENQQVEGARHVVARGLTVRQTEALVRQWLSGKPAPVETAKTDPDIARLEQRLAERLGSAVQIRHGKKGKGQLVIGYNSLDELQGVLSHIR; encoded by the coding sequence ATGGCCGTCAAGAAACGAGGTCTCGGACGTGGACTGGATGCACTGCTGAGTGGTCCGACTGTCACTTCGCTGGAAGAGCAGGCGGTGCAGGCCGACTCCCGTGAGCTGCAACATTTGCCCCTGGACCTGATCCAGCGTGGCAAGTACCAGCCGCGTCGGGACATGGACCCGCAGGCGCTGGAGGAGTTGGCGAACTCGATCAAGGCCCAGGGCGTGATGCAGCCGATTGTCGTGCGCCCCATTGGTAGTGGTCGGTTTGAAATCATCGCCGGCGAACGCCGCTGGCGCGCCAGCCAGCAGGCCGGCCAGGAAACCATTCCGGCGATGGTGCGCGATGTGCCGGATGAAACGGCCATTGCCATGGCGCTGATCGAAAACATCCAGCGCGAAGACCTCAACCCCATCGAGGAAGCGATTGCCCTGCAGCGCCTGCAGCAGGAATTCAAGCTGACCCAGCAGGAAGTGGCCGACGCGGTAGGCAAATCCCGTGTCACGGTTTCCAATCTGCTGCGCCTGATCGCACTGCCGGAAGTGATCAAGACCATGCTGTCCCACGGTGACCTGGAAATGGGTCATGCCCGTGCTTTGCTCGGTTTGCCGGAAAATCAACAGGTTGAAGGGGCGCGACACGTTGTCGCACGAGGTCTCACCGTTCGTCAGACCGAGGCCCTGGTTCGCCAGTGGCTCAGTGGCAAACCTGCACCGGTTGAAACCGCCAAAACTGATCCGGACATTGCGCGCCTGGAGCAGCGCCTGGCCGAGCGGCTGGGCTCTGCGGTGCAAATTCGCCACGGCAAGAAGGGCAAAGGGCAATTGGTTATCGGCTATAACTCCCTCGATGAGCTTCAGGGCGTTCTTTCCCACATCCGCTGA
- the atpG gene encoding F0F1 ATP synthase subunit gamma has translation MAGAKEIRSKIASIKSTQKITSAMEKVAVSKMRKAQMRMAASRPYAERIRQVIGHLANANPEYRHPFMIERAVKRVGYVVVSSDRGLCGGLNTNLFKALVKDMAVNRENGVEIDLCVVGSKGAAFFRNFGGNVVAAISHLGEEPSINDLIGSVKVMLDAYLEGRIDRLSVVSNKFINTMTQQPTVEQLIPLVATPDQELKHHWDYLYEPDAKELLDGLMVRYVESQVYQAVVENNAAEQAARMIAMKNATDNAGDLISDLQLIYNKARQAAITQEISEIVGGAAAV, from the coding sequence ATGGCAGGCGCAAAAGAGATTCGCAGTAAGATTGCGAGCATCAAAAGCACGCAAAAAATTACCAGCGCCATGGAAAAAGTGGCGGTCAGCAAAATGCGCAAGGCACAAATGCGCATGGCTGCTAGCCGTCCTTATGCGGAGCGTATCCGCCAGGTAATTGGGCATCTGGCCAACGCCAACCCGGAATACCGCCACCCGTTCATGATCGAGCGCGCCGTCAAGCGTGTGGGTTATGTGGTAGTGAGCAGTGACCGTGGTTTGTGCGGTGGTTTGAATACCAACCTGTTCAAGGCCCTGGTCAAGGACATGGCGGTAAACCGCGAAAACGGCGTCGAGATTGATCTGTGTGTTGTTGGTAGCAAGGGTGCGGCCTTTTTCCGCAACTTCGGCGGTAACGTCGTTGCAGCTATCAGCCACCTGGGTGAAGAGCCGTCGATCAATGATTTGATCGGCAGTGTGAAGGTGATGCTGGATGCGTATCTGGAAGGCCGGATTGATCGCCTGTCCGTGGTATCCAACAAGTTCATCAACACCATGACCCAGCAGCCAACCGTGGAGCAATTGATTCCACTGGTGGCGACCCCGGATCAGGAACTCAAGCACCACTGGGACTACCTCTACGAACCAGACGCTAAAGAGCTGCTTGACGGCTTGATGGTGCGCTACGTGGAGTCGCAGGTGTACCAGGCGGTGGTCGAGAACAACGCAGCTGAACAAGCAGCGCGGATGATCGCGATGAAAAACGCTACCGACAACGCCGGTGATCTGATCAGCGATTTGCAGCTGATCTACAACAAGGCGCGTCAGGCTGCGATCACCCAAGAGATCTCGGAAATCGTCGGCGGCGCTGCCGCGGTTTAA
- the atpA gene encoding F0F1 ATP synthase subunit alpha translates to MQQLNPSEISEIIKGRIDKLDVTSQARNEGTVVSVSDGIVRIHGLADVMSGEMIEFPGGVFGMALNLEQDSVGAVILGAYQSLAEGMSAKCTGRILEVPVGKELLGRVVDALGNPVDGKGPLGNTETDAVEKVAPGVIWRKSVDQPVQTGYKAVDAMIPVGRGQRELIIGDRQIGKTALAIDAIINQKDSGIFCVYVAIGQKQSTIANVVRKLEENGALKNTIIVAASASESPALQYLAPYAGCTMGEFFRDRGEDALIVYDDLSKQAVAYRQISLLLRRPPGREAYPGDVFYLHSRLLERASRVSEEYVEKFTNGAVTGKTGSLTALPIIETQAGDVSAFVPTNVISITDGQIFLESAMFNSGIRPAVNAGVSVSRVGGAAQTKIIKKLSGGIRTALAQYRELAAFAQFASDLDEATRKQLEHGQRVTELMKQKQYAPMSIADMALSLYAAERGFLTDVEIAKVGSFEQALIAYFNRDHADLLAKINVKGDFNDEIDAGLKAGIEKFKATQTW, encoded by the coding sequence ATGCAGCAACTCAATCCTTCCGAAATAAGTGAAATTATCAAGGGCCGCATCGACAAGCTCGATGTGACCTCCCAAGCCCGTAACGAAGGCACTGTCGTCAGCGTATCTGACGGTATCGTGCGGATTCACGGTCTGGCCGACGTAATGTCCGGCGAGATGATCGAGTTTCCGGGCGGCGTCTTCGGTATGGCCCTCAACCTGGAGCAAGACTCCGTAGGTGCCGTAATCCTGGGCGCTTACCAGTCTCTGGCTGAAGGCATGAGCGCCAAGTGCACCGGCCGCATCCTGGAGGTTCCGGTTGGTAAGGAACTGCTGGGTCGCGTAGTCGACGCACTGGGTAACCCTGTTGACGGCAAAGGTCCACTGGGCAACACCGAGACCGACGCGGTCGAGAAAGTTGCTCCAGGCGTGATCTGGCGTAAGTCGGTAGACCAGCCTGTACAGACTGGCTACAAGGCTGTCGATGCCATGATCCCTGTCGGCCGTGGCCAGCGTGAGCTGATCATCGGTGACCGTCAGATCGGTAAAACCGCTCTGGCCATCGACGCGATCATCAACCAGAAAGACAGCGGCATTTTCTGCGTCTACGTAGCCATCGGTCAGAAGCAATCGACCATCGCCAACGTGGTTCGCAAGCTGGAAGAGAACGGCGCACTGAAAAACACGATCATCGTGGCTGCCAGTGCTTCGGAATCGCCTGCACTGCAATACCTGGCACCGTATGCCGGTTGCACCATGGGTGAATTCTTCCGCGACCGTGGTGAAGACGCGCTGATCGTTTATGACGATCTGTCCAAGCAAGCAGTGGCTTACCGCCAGATTTCCCTGCTGCTGCGCCGTCCGCCAGGCCGTGAAGCCTACCCAGGCGACGTGTTCTATCTCCACTCCCGTCTGCTGGAGCGCGCATCCCGCGTCTCCGAAGAGTACGTAGAGAAGTTCACCAACGGCGCAGTGACCGGCAAAACCGGTTCCCTGACCGCACTGCCGATCATCGAAACCCAGGCTGGCGACGTTTCCGCGTTCGTTCCGACCAACGTGATTTCCATCACCGACGGTCAGATCTTCCTGGAATCGGCCATGTTCAACTCCGGGATCCGTCCTGCAGTGAACGCCGGTGTTTCGGTATCCCGTGTGGGTGGTGCCGCTCAGACCAAGATCATCAAGAAGCTCTCCGGTGGTATCCGTACCGCTCTGGCTCAGTACCGTGAACTGGCGGCATTCGCCCAGTTCGCTTCTGACCTGGACGAAGCGACCCGTAAGCAACTTGAGCATGGTCAGCGCGTTACCGAGCTGATGAAGCAGAAGCAATACGCCCCAATGTCGATCGCTGACATGGCGTTGTCGCTGTATGCCGCTGAGCGTGGGTTCCTGACTGACGTCGAAATCGCCAAGGTCGGCAGCTTTGAACAAGCGCTGATTGCTTACTTCAACCGCGATCACGCCGACTTGTTGGCCAAGATCAACGTGAAGGGTGACTTCAATGACGAAATCGACGCTGGCCTCAAAGCCGGTATCGAGAAGTTCAAGGCCACCCAAACCTGGTAA
- the atpE gene encoding F0F1 ATP synthase subunit C: METVVGLTAIAVALLIGLGALGTAIGFGLLGGKFLEGAARQPEMVPMLQVKMFIVAGLLDAVTMIGVGIALFFTFANPFVGQLAG; this comes from the coding sequence ATGGAAACTGTAGTTGGTCTAACCGCTATCGCTGTTGCACTGTTGATCGGCCTGGGCGCCCTGGGTACTGCCATTGGTTTCGGCCTGCTGGGCGGCAAGTTCCTGGAAGGCGCAGCGCGTCAGCCAGAAATGGTTCCAATGCTGCAAGTTAAAATGTTCATCGTCGCCGGCCTGCTCGACGCCGTGACCATGATCGGTGTTGGTATCGCTCTGTTCTTCACCTTCGCGAACCCTTTCGTTGGTCAACTCGCCGGTTAA